A single genomic interval of Candidatus Alcyoniella australis harbors:
- a CDS encoding radical SAM protein, with protein sequence MNNSMRTPCPECGRVLDGERFERDGALYVRRQCPEHGEQIVRLSSDADLYRRSEAASVSERLPAGDLRPFWGTASRFITTLALDVTNRCNLNCPICFADANAEVIEPTLEELERIVPQAPAKGFRPNLALVGGESTVRPDLPQIVELVRAKGYEPRLNSNGLALSDEGLLRELRRAGLRWVILQIDGLDPEISIKFRGRDLTAHKDRVLELLERHGFLVHFAMMVVKGTNDDQVGAILRRAMDLPHVRRVSFYPQSVVGRLDEHSERTDAADVLRAIERTTDGQVTPEDVLRFKEMTRRAFALTHHPLLRPRPCIFPFILQNQGGRLLPISRLFQARYGLSHPGQWLRLLAQLPGLARYDGGDFSSDLLICNIEKFYDNDAFDLDAGLNCHHVYLEGRGAFPFCYYNSFVRPGGSWPMGC encoded by the coding sequence ATGAACAACTCGATGCGCACCCCCTGCCCCGAATGCGGCCGAGTGCTCGACGGCGAACGGTTCGAGCGCGACGGCGCGCTGTACGTCCGCCGCCAGTGCCCGGAGCACGGCGAGCAAATCGTACGCCTGAGCTCGGACGCAGATCTATACCGTCGCAGCGAGGCGGCCTCGGTGAGTGAGCGACTGCCCGCGGGCGACCTGCGGCCGTTCTGGGGCACTGCCTCGCGCTTCATCACCACCTTGGCCCTGGACGTAACCAACCGTTGCAACCTGAACTGCCCGATCTGTTTCGCCGACGCCAACGCCGAGGTGATCGAGCCGACGTTGGAGGAACTGGAACGGATCGTACCCCAGGCGCCGGCCAAGGGCTTTCGGCCCAACCTGGCGCTGGTCGGCGGCGAGTCGACGGTCAGGCCCGACCTGCCGCAGATCGTCGAGCTGGTGCGCGCCAAGGGCTACGAGCCGCGGCTGAACTCCAACGGCTTGGCGCTGAGCGACGAGGGGTTGCTGCGCGAGCTGCGGCGCGCAGGGCTGCGCTGGGTGATCCTGCAGATCGACGGGCTCGACCCCGAGATCTCGATCAAGTTCCGCGGACGCGACCTGACCGCGCACAAGGACCGCGTGCTCGAACTGCTCGAACGCCACGGCTTCCTGGTGCACTTCGCGATGATGGTGGTCAAGGGGACCAACGACGATCAGGTCGGCGCGATCCTGCGCCGGGCAATGGACCTGCCGCACGTGCGCCGCGTCAGCTTCTATCCGCAGTCCGTGGTGGGACGGCTCGACGAGCACAGCGAGCGCACCGACGCCGCGGACGTGCTGCGCGCCATCGAGCGCACCACCGACGGCCAGGTCACGCCCGAGGACGTGCTGCGCTTCAAGGAGATGACACGGCGCGCCTTTGCACTCACGCACCACCCGCTGCTGCGACCGCGTCCGTGCATCTTCCCGTTCATCTTGCAAAACCAAGGCGGCCGACTGCTGCCGATCTCTCGGTTGTTCCAGGCGCGCTACGGCCTGAGCCATCCGGGGCAATGGCTGCGGTTGCTGGCGCAGTTGCCGGGGTTGGCGCGTTACGACGGCGGCGACTTCTCATCGGACCTGCTGATCTGCAACATCGAGAAGTTTTACGACAACGACGCTTTCGACCTTGATGCCGGGCTGAACTGCCACCACGTCTACCTCGAGGGACGCGGCGCGTTCCCGTTTTGCTACTACAACAGCTTCGTGCGGCCCGGCGGAAGCTGGCCCATGGGCTGTTAG
- the thyX gene encoding FAD-dependent thymidylate synthase — MQIVPPSFEILTPLAQIADYLRQIEAAGRTCYKSEARMDDDSAAPFVRRLVRAGHQSVIEHCAITVRIVCDRSTSHQLVRHRLGSFSQESQRYVDYGKREPEAIVPPRIADDPAAQSVWRQSVEGAYKSYLQLRELGVPAEDARSVLPNALKTEVVATFNLRQWRHVFQERALNRRAQWEIRDLFMQIFERFCELLPDVFGDLVEDPQPEV; from the coding sequence ATGCAGATCGTTCCCCCTTCGTTCGAGATTTTGACTCCCCTGGCGCAGATCGCCGACTACTTGCGCCAGATCGAGGCTGCGGGCCGCACCTGCTACAAGAGCGAGGCGCGCATGGACGATGATTCCGCCGCTCCGTTCGTGCGCCGCCTGGTGCGCGCCGGTCACCAGTCGGTGATCGAGCACTGCGCGATCACCGTGCGCATCGTCTGCGACCGCTCGACCAGCCACCAGCTGGTGCGCCATCGGCTGGGCTCGTTCAGCCAGGAAAGCCAGCGCTACGTGGACTACGGCAAACGCGAGCCCGAGGCGATCGTGCCGCCGCGCATTGCAGACGATCCCGCGGCCCAAAGCGTATGGCGCCAAAGCGTGGAAGGGGCCTACAAAAGCTACCTGCAACTACGCGAGCTTGGGGTGCCCGCCGAGGACGCGCGTTCGGTGTTGCCCAACGCGCTAAAGACCGAGGTCGTGGCCACGTTCAACCTGCGCCAGTGGCGTCACGTGTTCCAGGAACGCGCCCTCAACCGCCGCGCCCAATGGGAGATCCGCGATTTGTTCATGCAAATCTTCGAGCGCTTCTGCGAGCTGCTGCCCGACGTGTTCGGCGATCTGGTCGAGGATCCTCAGCCGGAGGTCTGA
- a CDS encoding DUF2804 domain-containing protein: MQHEITNSDQLLDKDGRLKQRGYARRPLLHYNPENVRALRLGPLNRLRLKEWDYYAVTTPQCFFSVTVANIGYIGLVFAYMIDFESLRIDHAQAVTPLGLGCTMPRSSENGDIRFRWPGVSIEMLRKVGRREIKVDWRRFKDNKPLHAELSIEQPEQFESIVMVTPIGERRFYYNQKINCMPTSGELTLGRERIEFQPDQALATLDWGRGVWEYSTFWNWASASGFLSKNTTIGLNLGSGFGDLSAATENCFFINGTMHKLGWVDIEYDNSNYMLPWRFTEADGRLDLTLKPFVDRGENLNLGLLATRTHQMFGRYEGFVIDEAGKKIKVKDLIGWAEEHKARW; encoded by the coding sequence ATGCAGCATGAGATCACCAATTCGGACCAGTTGCTGGACAAGGACGGGCGGCTTAAACAGCGTGGATACGCGCGCCGGCCGCTGTTGCACTACAACCCGGAGAACGTGCGGGCCCTGAGGCTGGGGCCGCTGAACCGGCTGCGGCTCAAGGAGTGGGACTACTACGCCGTGACCACTCCCCAATGCTTTTTCTCGGTGACCGTGGCCAACATCGGCTACATCGGTCTGGTCTTTGCCTACATGATCGACTTCGAGAGCCTGCGGATAGACCACGCCCAGGCGGTCACGCCCTTGGGATTGGGCTGCACCATGCCCCGCTCGAGCGAGAACGGCGACATCCGCTTTCGCTGGCCTGGGGTCTCGATCGAGATGCTGCGCAAGGTCGGCCGCCGCGAGATCAAGGTCGATTGGCGACGTTTCAAGGACAACAAGCCGCTGCACGCCGAGCTGAGCATCGAGCAACCCGAGCAGTTCGAGAGCATCGTGATGGTCACGCCCATCGGCGAGCGGCGCTTCTACTACAACCAGAAGATTAACTGCATGCCCACCAGCGGAGAGCTGACATTGGGCCGCGAGCGCATCGAGTTTCAGCCCGACCAGGCCCTGGCCACACTCGACTGGGGCCGCGGGGTCTGGGAGTACTCGACGTTCTGGAACTGGGCCAGCGCCTCGGGCTTTTTATCCAAGAACACCACCATCGGGCTCAACCTGGGCTCGGGCTTCGGCGACCTGAGCGCGGCCACGGAGAACTGCTTTTTCATCAACGGCACGATGCACAAGCTGGGCTGGGTCGACATCGAGTACGACAACTCCAACTACATGCTCCCCTGGCGCTTCACCGAGGCCGACGGTAGGCTCGATCTGACGCTCAAGCCGTTTGTCGACCGCGGCGAAAACCTCAACCTGGGGCTGCTGGCCACGCGCACCCATCAGATGTTCGGCCGCTACGAGGGATTCGTGATCGACGAGGCGGGTAAAAAAATCAAAGTCAAGGACCTGATCGGCTGGGCCGAGGAACACAAGGCAAGGTGGTGA
- the mrdA gene encoding penicillin-binding protein 2, with the protein MSNLRQTQFETQQDEAQHLRSSLFYAVAVLLLAFALLAGRLWHLQVMRGEELAQMAEQNRMRTLQLAPTRGKVLDREGRIIVDNGLSFDVYFLPKRLASEERESFLRRACATFGLNPQRALAQLERSGSAPIRIAADVDREVVGQVMHGQMLSEEPYALDIKQETKRVYPEGGLMSQALGYCRRVTTPGYDDLSHSEYEGRSGLELIYNEYLCGEDGFEQVEENALGRRIRTLRRKDPTPGHDLQLYVDLDLQRVMAEAMGNRPGAAVALDPRNGAVLAMHSGPTYDASVFSRFLDPEDWQSLMSDPHRPLMNRNIHGCYPPGSTFKPVIGTAALAEKIITPSTQVHCPGGWKLGNRFFRCWLRTGHGAVNFHNAMVQSCDTYFYRVGHSVGIDTISRYARMFGYGRLSGIDLPSEVTGTVPDRDWKAKHFPDNPRWYPGDTLNTSIGQGYLLASPLQLAVAFAAIANNGAIYKPQLAWRMLDLHGNVMRNFSSEQVGQLDVSPQVLERVHNSLVGVVNDAHGTGRIARMRNITVAGKTGTAQASAKRLTMPDGSTIVERGDHAWFACYAPAEDPQIVVVVLIERAGHGGSLAAPVAKKVLEAYFDKQEPRHEP; encoded by the coding sequence GTGTCCAACCTCCGGCAGACCCAGTTCGAAACTCAACAGGATGAGGCGCAACATCTGCGCAGCAGCCTGTTCTACGCGGTGGCCGTGCTGCTGCTGGCCTTTGCGCTGCTGGCCGGCAGGCTGTGGCACCTGCAGGTGATGCGCGGCGAGGAACTGGCGCAGATGGCCGAGCAGAACCGCATGCGCACCCTGCAACTCGCGCCGACCAGGGGCAAGGTCCTGGACCGCGAGGGGCGGATTATCGTCGACAACGGGCTGAGCTTCGACGTCTACTTCCTGCCCAAGCGACTTGCCTCCGAAGAGCGAGAGAGCTTTCTACGCCGCGCTTGCGCCACCTTTGGGCTCAACCCGCAGCGGGCGCTGGCCCAGCTCGAGCGTTCGGGCTCGGCCCCGATCCGCATCGCCGCCGACGTCGACCGCGAGGTGGTCGGCCAGGTCATGCACGGACAGATGCTCAGCGAGGAGCCCTACGCGCTGGACATCAAGCAGGAGACCAAGCGCGTCTACCCCGAGGGCGGGCTGATGTCCCAGGCCCTGGGCTACTGCCGCCGCGTGACCACGCCGGGCTACGACGACCTGAGCCATTCAGAATACGAGGGGCGTTCGGGCCTGGAGCTGATCTACAACGAATATTTGTGCGGCGAAGACGGCTTCGAGCAGGTCGAAGAGAACGCCCTGGGGCGGCGGATCAGAACGCTGCGGCGCAAGGACCCGACGCCGGGTCACGATCTGCAGCTGTACGTGGACCTCGATTTGCAAAGGGTGATGGCCGAGGCAATGGGCAACCGCCCGGGCGCGGCCGTGGCCCTCGATCCGCGCAACGGCGCGGTGCTGGCGATGCACTCCGGCCCGACCTACGACGCCTCGGTCTTCTCGCGCTTCCTCGACCCCGAGGACTGGCAAAGCCTGATGAGCGATCCGCACCGGCCGCTGATGAACCGCAACATCCACGGCTGTTACCCGCCGGGCTCGACGTTCAAGCCGGTGATCGGCACGGCGGCCCTGGCCGAAAAGATCATCACGCCCAGCACTCAGGTGCACTGCCCCGGCGGCTGGAAACTGGGCAACCGCTTCTTCCGCTGCTGGCTGCGCACCGGGCACGGCGCGGTCAACTTCCACAACGCAATGGTGCAAAGCTGCGACACCTACTTCTACCGCGTGGGGCACAGCGTGGGGATCGACACCATCTCGCGCTACGCCCGGATGTTCGGCTACGGCCGGCTCAGCGGAATCGACCTGCCCTCGGAGGTCACGGGCACGGTGCCCGACCGCGACTGGAAGGCCAAGCACTTCCCGGACAACCCGCGTTGGTACCCCGGCGATACGCTGAACACATCGATCGGCCAAGGCTATCTGCTGGCATCGCCGTTGCAACTCGCCGTGGCCTTCGCGGCGATCGCCAACAACGGCGCCATCTACAAGCCGCAGTTGGCCTGGCGCATGCTAGACCTGCACGGCAACGTGATGCGCAACTTCAGCAGTGAACAGGTCGGGCAACTCGATGTTTCGCCGCAGGTGCTCGAACGCGTACACAACTCCCTGGTCGGGGTAGTCAACGACGCGCACGGCACCGGACGTATAGCGCGAATGCGCAACATCACGGTCGCGGGCAAGACCGGAACGGCCCAGGCCTCGGCCAAGCGTCTGACCATGCCCGACGGCAGCACAATCGTCGAGCGCGGCGACCACGCCTGGTTCGCCTGTTACGCGCCGGCCGAGGACCCACAGATTGTGGTGGTGGTGCTGATCGAGCGCGCGGGTCACGGCGGCTCGTTGGCCGCTCCG